The following proteins are encoded in a genomic region of Cryptomeria japonica chromosome 11, Sugi_1.0, whole genome shotgun sequence:
- the LOC131860239 gene encoding uncharacterized protein LOC131860239, giving the protein MEQPFRIFNNPLFDVLDSDYEKINKWKNIPYNENKNQYNNRQCNNHNSERRISSGGIIGNSNNSNRTNNVSNNRVNNGNSGNYGNNGNRNNGNGNNNNQNGGGGNKGNNDNNRGNGNYQNNNYGCRPPMTIERYKQLDFSGIVVYLNQISNDLRSAIPKFTGNGTDSIEQHVINVKNTIEEFEVAYEVVFMKLFVQSLTKDVGEWYKNLPDSAFDSKTHYEILSHKPTTLQQAFKTSTTIENNRKAIGIIGKRDDPKLYNPRATKKDKFSQIMDMLKVMNGKQNHNEKPPHIEATSQ; this is encoded by the exons ATGGAACAACCGTTTAGAATTTTTAATAATCCATTGTTTGATGTTTTGGATAGTgattatgaaaaaataaataaatggaaaaatatacctTATAATGAGAATAAAAACCAATATAATAATAGACAATGCAATAATCACAATAGTGAAAGAAGAATTAGTAGTGGGGGAATTATCGGTAACTCAAATAATAGCAATAGGACCAACAATGTAAGTAATAATAGAGTTAACAATGGTAATAGTGGAAATTATGGCAACAATGGTAATAGAAATAATggaaatggaaataataataatcaaaatgGTGGTGGAGGCAATAAAGGAAACAATGATAATAATAGAGGAAATGGAAACTATCAAAACAACAACTATGGTTGTAGACCTcctatgaccattgaaaggtaTAAACAGTTGGATTTCAGTGGGATAGTTGTATATTTGAAtcagatttcaaatgatttaaggTCAGCCATCCCTAAGTTCACAGGAAATGGAACTGATTCTATAGAacaacatgtaataaatgtaaaaaataccattgaagaatttgaagTCGCTTATGAAGTTGtttttatgaaactgtttgttcagtcTCTAACAAAGGATGTAGGAGAGTGGTACAAAAATCTTCCTGATAG TGCTTTTGATAGCAAAACTCACTATGAGATTCTATCTCATAAGCCTACCACCTTGCAGCAAGCATTTAAGACATCCACTAccattgaaaataatagaaaagcTATTGGGATAattggcaagagagatgatccaaaattatataatccCAGAGCAACGAAAAAGGATAAGTTTagccaaatcatggacatgctgaAAGTTATGAACggtaagcaaaatcacaatgagaaGCCACCCCATATAGAAGCAACAAGCCAATGA